Proteins co-encoded in one Zygotorulaspora mrakii chromosome 5, complete sequence genomic window:
- the KOG1 gene encoding ubiquitin-binding TORC1 subunit KOG1 (similar to Saccharomyces cerevisiae KOG1 (YHR186C); ancestral locus Anc_5.49), producing MAVVYGPQPLKPLNVETRHGFEDQYSSEQLLQAMANDFIFYFDDKRHRTNGNPTPEEVKENDENHYYQPIYDWKIVKDRQKTVSAALLLCLNLGVDPPDVIKTHPCARVETWVDPLNFQDSKKAIEQIGKNLQAQYETLSLRTRYKQSLDPCVEDVKRFCNSLRRTSKDDRILFHYNGHGVPQPTQSGEIWVFNRGYTQYIPVSLYDLQTWLGAPCIYVYDCNSAGNIVTNFQKFVEKRIKDEQDGVHNPAAVCPAGAYTECFQLASCQSDELLLMSPELPADLFSCCLTCPIEISVRVFLMQSTLKDSKYKIFFENPNADDTNDSKKSFKSNIPNVNIPGVLSDRRTPLGELNWIFTAITDTIAWTSLPRPLFKKLFRHDLMVAALFRNFLLAKRIMPWYNCHPVSDPELPDTICNHPMWKSWDLALDEVLSKLVNDLTEVPQTSELEGVLIAQQQERPQSERSQQQTENNSGSVNAQSRFAVANLSTMSLANHPAAQANSRKSMTSISQNEQPLQHHQQQFTGFFEQNLTAFELWLKYASNARHPPEQLPIVLQVLLSQVHRIRALVLLSRFLDLGPWAVYLSLSIGIFPYVLKLLQSPAPELKPILVFIWARIMSIDYKNTQAELIKEKGYMYFVSVLVPDFGTSLASNGLSVNPNSPLTITASGNASSYRNQLYQQGLTNGNSGAHSAPFYHSNDTTDEQKAMAVFVLSSFVRDFPLGQKYCFSLELVNKLCFYIDHSEIPLLRQWCIILIGQLCDQNPLNRFICVNGGIVDNLIRSLKDPVPEVRTAVLLALKYLISDLDDADQIIRLQQDYEQQYQQLHVQLQQLQNASHQQQLPQLEQQQLKIEQQLQHCQVMQMQVHTIDSRKLKRQEMTNLVAALGLINDGSPLVRKEVIILLSQFVYRYVNFFIVVSFNDLTEEIIQMEGSDSEAQTYTDKHSVSHGSIFATVWEALLIFSEDPFPENKLLAGQAVDYILLELSTHKQLSEAFGKIEKFLIKRSNTSNQNGKHGFNISQVQLIMKPAQSFAENSLTPRSSRAQGPNGKKDSTGNRSSLVRFFQNLGLSSSGNDSDDKVSHGANGRKTRSSGMSLLSIPHGSAPHAKTAGPSQKPKVLKLPLDSTFQDYSREYFQEPQMRKQESDEFGSVEYSARIWRRNRNESVIQETQSQKKLALYGDWSNRMVTLDNKTHPKVIKFAQFENYIVSADERDDITVFDWAQNSTLSRFSNGNPFGTKVTDLKFLNEDDAILLMTGSSEGIIKIYKNIHCLNELEMISSWRGLTDMLLTPRSSGLLTEWQQIRGSFLVTGDVKIIRVWDARTETVEVDIPAKTSSLVTSITSDQLAGNIFVAGFADGSLRVYDRRMDPRDSMVRLWRSGSGRQRTWINNVHMQRGGYRELVSGATNGIVELWDIRSQEPVESFKDENFQQNGGQKRMTTMTTMQVHEHAPIIATGTKQIKIWTTSGDILSSFKNHNNSGGVAGTLAATGIRSTGSAGFLSSMAFHPHRMMLAATNSQDSHINIYECQDDKSDFYY from the coding sequence ATGGCCGTCGTGTACGGACCACAGCCTCTGAAGCCATTGAATGTTGAGACGAGACATGGTTTCGAAGATCAATATAGTAGTGAGCAGCTGCTACAAGCAATGGCAAATGATTTTATATTTTACTTCGATGATAAACGGCACAGGACTAATGGGAATCCAACACCAGAAGAAGTTaaggaaaatgatgagaatCACTACTATCAACCTATTTATGACTGGAAGATTGTGAAGGACAGACAAAAGACTGTGAGCGCCGCTTTATTGCTTTGCTTAAACCTTGGTGTTGATCCACCTGACGTCATAAAGACACATCCATGCGCCAGAGTAGAGACATGGGTGGATCCTCTGAATTTCCAGGACTCTAAGAAGGCCATTGAACAAATTGGTAAGAACTTGCAAGCACAATACGAAACTTTGTCCCTGAGGACTCGTTATAAGCAAAGTTTAGATCCCTGTGTGGAAGATGTAAAGAGGTTCTGCAACTCATTGAGAAGAACATCCAAAGACGATCGGATACTTTTTCACTACAACGGCCATGGTGTTCCTCAGCCGACTCAGTCTGGGGAGATATGGGTCTTCAATAGGGGATATACGCAATACATTCCTGTTTCATTATACGATCTCCAGACCTGGCTAGGCGCTCCCTGCATTTATGTTTATGACTGTAATAGTGCCGGAAACATCGTAACTaattttcagaaatttgttgaaaagcGAATAAAGGACGAGCAAGATGGTGTTCATAACCCTGCGGCAGTTTGTCCCGCCGGTGCATATACGGAGTGCTTTCAGTTAGCCTCTTGTCAATCTGATGAGCTTCTGTTGATGAGTCCTGAGCTTCCAGCGGATTTATTTTCATGCTGCTTAACCTGTCCAATCGAGATAAGCGTGAGGGTTTTTTTGATGCAATCAACATTGAAGGACTCCAAGTACAagatcttttttgaaaaccCGAATGCTGATGACACGAAcgattcaaaaaaatcatttaaATCAAATATTCCAAATGTCAATATACCCGGTGTCCTTTCAGACAGAAGGACTCCATTAGGAGAGCTCAACTGGATATTCACTGCCATTACAGATACAATTGCATGGACTTCTCTTCCAAGACCTCTCTTCAAGAAGCTTTTTAGACATGATTTGATGGTAGCTGCACTATTCCGAAATTTTCTTCTAGCCAAAAGGATAATGCCTTGGTATAATTGTCATCCCGTTTCGGATCCTGAACTACCGGATACAATCTGCAACCATCCCATGTGGAAGTCATGGGATCTTGCCCTAGACGAGGTTTTAAGTAAATTAGTGAACGATCTTACAGAGGTGCCTCAAACATCAGAGCTGGAAGGTGTCTTGATAGCTCAGCAACAAGAACGGCCGCAAAGCGAGCGATCTCAGCAGCAAACTGAGAACAACTCTGGAAGCGTCAATGCGCAGTCAAGGTTTGCTGTTGCAAATTTGAGCACTATGTCGTTGGCGAATCACCCAGCAGCACAAGCAAACTCACGTAAGTCGATGACTAGCATCTCTCAGAATGAGCAGCCTCTTCAGCATcatcaacagcaatttACTGGATTTTTCGAACAAAATTTGACCGCCTTTGAGCTTTGGTTGAAGTACGCATCAAATGCAAGGCATCCACCGGAACAACTACCAATTGTGTTGCAAGTCCTTCTTTCGCAGGTTCATCGTATTCGCGCTCTGGTTTTGCTATCAAGGTTTCTTGATTTGGGACCATGGGCCGTTTATCTATCCTTGTCTATCGGTATTTTTCCATACGTGCTTAAGCTTTTACAAAGTCCGGCCCCCGAGCTCAAACCCATTTTGGTATTCATTTGGGCCAGAATTATGTCAATAGATTATAAAAATACACAAGCTGAACTGATAAAAGAGAAAGGCTATATGTATTTCGTATCCGTCCTGGTACCTGACTTTGGAACGAGCTTGGCAAGCAATGGCCTATCTGTTAATCCTAATTCTCCTTTGACCATAACGGCATCTGGCAATGCAAGCTCGTATAGAAACCAGTTGTATCAGCAAGGCTTGACTAACGGGAACTCTGGTGCACATTCGGCTCCTTTTTATCACTCCAATGACACAACCGATGAGCAGAAAGCAATGGCTGTCTTTGTATTGTCATCCTTCGTACGAGATTTTCCCTTAGgtcaaaaatattgttttaGTCTGGAGCTGGTAAATAAGCTATGCTTCTACATAGACCACTCAGAAATTCCTCTATTAAGGCAGTGGTGTATTATTTTAATAGGTCAGTTATGTGACCAAAACCCTCTTAACCGTTTCATTTGTGTCAATGGGGGTATTGTGGACAATTTGATCCGATCATTAAAAGATCCCGTTCCTGAAGTAAGGACAGCTGTTTTATTAGCTTTGAAGTACTTAATATCCGATTTGGATGATGCCGACCAAATCATTAGACTACAACAAGATTATGAGCAACAGTATCAACAACTTCATGTCCAACTTCAACAGCTTCAGAATGCCTCTCACCAGCAACAGTTGCCACAGCTCGAGCAGCAGCAACTAAAGATTGAGCAACAGCTTCAACACTGTCAAGTCATGCAAATGCAGGTGCACACGATTGATTCAAGGAAACTCAAGAGACAAGAAATGACAAACCTTGTTGCAGCCCTTGGTCTGATTAATGATGGCTCTCCATTGGTGAGAAAAGAGGTCATTATACTTCTATCACAGTTTGTTTATCGATATGTCAACTTCTTTATTGTTGTGTCTTTCAACGACCTAACAGAGGAAATAATTCAAATGGAAGGTTCAGATAGCGAGGCGCAGACATATACGGATAAACACTCTGTGAGTCATGGCTCTATATTCGCCACCGTTTGGGAAGCcttgttgattttttctgaaGATCCTTTCCCTGAAAATAAGCTATTGGCCGGCCAAGCAGTTGATTACATTTTACTGGAACTGAGTACTCATAAACAATTAAGCGAAGCGTTCGGAAAAATCgagaaatttttaattAAGAGAAGTAATACCTCCAATCAAAATGGTAAGCATGGCTTCAACATCTCACAGGTACAACTAATAATGAAGCCTGCTCAATCTTTTGCTGAGAATTCTCTTACACCTCGCAGTAGTCGAGCTCAAGGGCCAAACGGTAAAAAGGATTCAACAGGAAACCGTAGTTCTTTAGTGCgttttttccaaaatttaGGACTTTCAAGCTCTGGAAATGACAGCGATGATAAAGTATCGCACGGTGCCAATGGACGCAAAACTAGATCATCAGGGATGTCCTTACTGAGCATCCCACATGGTTCAGCTCCACATGCAAAAACCGCAGGTCCATCGCAGAAaccaaaagttttgaaactGCCTTTGGACAGTACCTTCCAGGATTATTCTAGGGAGTACTTTCAGGAACCTCAAATGCGAAAGCAAGAGTCAGACGAGTTCGGCAGTGTTGAATACAGCGCAAGAATCTGGCGAAGGAACagaaatgaaagtgttATACAGGAAACTCAAtctcaaaaaaagttgGCATTATACGGGGATTGGTCAAACCGAATGGTAACCTTGGATAACAAAACCCACCCAAAAGTGATTAAGTTTGCTCAATTCGAGAACTATATTGTTTCTGCAGATGAACGAGACGATATTACTGTCTTCGACTGGGCACAAAATAGTACATTATCCAGATTTTCTAATGGAAATCCTTTTGGTACTAAAGTGACAGATCTAAAATTCCtaaatgaagatgatgccATCCTTTTGATGACTGGATCATCAGAAGGTATTATaaaaatttacaaaaacaTTCATTGTCTGAACGAACTTGAAATGATTTCGTCTTGGAGAGGATTGACAGATATGTTGTTGACACCAAGATCTAGTGGTTTATTGACAGAATGGCAGCAAATTCGTGGTTCATTTTTAGTAACTGGTGATGTCAAAATAATCCGTGTTTGGGATGCAAGAACGGAAACAGTTGAGGTTGATATTCCTGCGAAAACCTCATCTCTAGTGACTTCCATAACATCTGATCAATTGGCAGGTAATATTTTTGTGGCAGGTTTCGCAGATGGTTCTTTGAGAGTTTATGATCGTCGTATGGATCCCCGCGACTCTATGGTTCGTTTATGGAGGTCTGGCAGCGGCAGGCAACGTACTTGGATCAATAATGTACACATGCAGAGAGGTGGGTACCGTGAACTGGTAAGTGGAGCTACCAACGGCATTGTTGAGTTATGGGATATTAGATCTCAAGAACCAGTAGAGTCTTTCAAGGATGAAAACTTTCAGCAAAATGGTGGACAAAAACGAATGACCACCATGACTACCATGCAAGTACACGAGCATGCACCAATTATCGCCACAGGTACAAAAcagataaaaatttggacaACTTCTGGCGATATACTGTccagtttcaaaaatcatAATAATAGTGGAGGCGTTGCTGGTACATTAGCTGCCACAGGAATAAGATCAACAGGATCTGCCGGATTCTTATCCTCCATGGCATTTCATCCTCATAGGATGATGCTTGCTGCAACTAATTCTCAAGACTCTCATATCAATATTTATGAATGTCAGGATGACAAATCTGACTTCTACTACTAG
- the TNA1 gene encoding Tna1p (similar to Saccharomyces cerevisiae TNA1 (YGR260W); ancestral locus Anc_5.50), with amino-acid sequence METRESEVDAVDKVLFVQTGSDESCATSNHDARSLKEKNGADGGNVYDQEVNATTTDDDGVPSASHPMEVKILRKMDIFLIPLMAMLYFLSNLDKSNIGNAAVAGMSADLNLVGTQYNVAVTVFFGTYVLSDPIGANLLKIIGPPKLMSFCLLAFGLISLCTAWIKNYAHLLVVRLLLGVFEGMIYPSINMYLSICYRRDQYAKRFAYVFAAACLSSSFGGLISYACAKISGSMAAWQYIYIIEGAISIGFVPFYIFGLSKNLEDSWFFNEEEKEYVVQRFKTMDTADPNDKFEWHQAWLALKDIKTWASALALFGIDLTTFGLTVFLPLIINTMGFSTVKVQLMTVPVYFLTAFVFFVCAKLSDHLRLRSPFIIGACVTTSVGIAIVLASQSHGVRYFGVYILCMGIYVNAATNCLWLSGNIGNYFKRATAVGCNLFFGSSSGLVSGQIFLNSERPRYIKGLSICLAFQGLSIVMTIVQFFLYRRENKKKEKIIDRCRELNERIPFDPKLGDMNPQFRYMY; translated from the coding sequence ATGGAAACTAGAGAATCCGAAGTGGACGCCGTCGATAAGGTGCTGTTTGTGCAGACCGGCAGCGATGAGAGTTGTGCCACGTCGAACCACGATGCTAGGtcattgaaggaaaaaaatggtgcGGATGGTGGTAACGTGTATGACCAGGAGGTCAATGCGACGACAACGGACGATGATGGTGTGCCATCAGCATCGCATCCAATGGAGGTCAAGATTTTGAGGAAAAtggatatttttttgattccgCTGATGGCAATGCTATACTTTTTGTCGAATTTGGATAAGTCAAATATTGGTAATGCAGCGGTCGCCGGTATGAGCGCGGATTTGAATCTCGTGGGAACCCAATATAATGTTGCAGTAACGGTTTTTTTCGGTACCTACGTCCTTTCAGATCCAATAGGTGCTAATTTGCTGAAAATCATTGGGCCACCAAAGTTGATGAGTTTTTGTCTATTGGCGTTTGGTTTGATCTCTTTGTGTACCGCTTGGATTAAAAATTATGCACACTTGCTAGTGGTAAGGTTATTACTAGGTGTGTTTGAAGGTATGATCTATCCTTCGATTAATATGTATTTATCCATTTGCTATAGAAGAGATCAGTATGCGAAGAGATTTGCATACGTTTTTGCTGCCGCATGTCTCTCATCGTCATTTGGTGGTTTAATCTCCTACGCTTGCGCTAAGATTAGTGGCTCCATGGCAGCTTGgcaatatatttatattatCGAAGGTGCTATTTCAATTGGATTTGTACCCTTCTATATCTTCGGGTTAAgcaaaaatttggaagatTCCTGGTTTTTCaatgaggaagaaaaggaatatgttgttcaaagattcaagaCAATGGATACCGCAGATCCAAATGATAAGTTCGAATGGCATCAAGCATGGTTggctttgaaagatatcaagaCATGGGCGAGTGCTCTAGCTTTATTTGGTATTGATTTAACCACGTTTGGTTTAACTGTTTTTCTGCCTTTAATCATTAATACTATGGGATTTTCAACTGTCAAGGTCCAATTGATGACAGTTCCCGTGTACTTTTTGACAgcatttgtttttttcgtttGTGCTAAATTATCTGACCATTTAAGACTAAGAAGTCCATTTATTATAGGTGCTTGTGTTACAACAAGTGTTGGTATAGCAATTGTACTGGCCTCTCAATCTCACGGTGTGAGATACTTCGGAGTTTACATTTTATGTATGGGAATTTACGTCAATGCAGCAACAAATTGTTTATGGCTAAGTGGTAACATAGGAAACTACTTCAAGAGGGCAACAGCTGTCGGTTGTAATTTATTCTTTGGATCCTCATCTGGTTTGGTCTCTGgtcagatttttttgaattccGAAAGGCCACGTTACATCAAAGGTTTATCAATCTGTCTGGCTTTCCAGGGTTTGTCAATCGTGATGACGATCGtccaatttttcttatatagaagagaaaacaagaaaaaggaaaaaatcattgatcGCTGTCGCGAATTGAATGAACGTATTCCATTTGACCCTAAATTGGGTGATATGAATCCTCAATTCAGATACATGTATTAG
- the RAD2 gene encoding ssDNA endodeoxyribonuclease RAD2 (similar to Saccharomyces cerevisiae RAD2 (YGR258C); ancestral locus Anc_5.51), giving the protein MGVHSFWDIVGPTARPVRLESLQDKRMAVDASIWIYQFLKAVRDQEGNALKNSHIVGFFRRICKLLFFGIKPVFVFDGGVPLLKRQTIQQRKERRQGKRDSAANTARKLLAIQLQKQQENEQARPQASEIPAEKLPGRNDDYQIFKPQDEWDLPVIPGFKYDENDQRILSDKVFNEFKNSIADDEFDNIDLETINPASAEFEELPKSTQYMILSTLRLRSRLRMGYSKEQLENIFPDSMDFSKFQIDMVKRRNFFTQKLMGVTGTHDGGASKLDEEVVNRISGQLHRQYKLTKTDNGWILGLGDMDGSENTKAILLDENMNSKKINTKSTNSDERSLKPKTSDDDDDDDDNSSEWEDIDTRPRNTKGVEDFSIRAARLPQLEMQSHSTGSQSFLDKRYDNTSPAKRSITKAMPRIVEDYINHDDDDDDDDDDDDDDDDDDEQVFERHLHEIEMMEAIQKSRRESQQEKIPMTPNTHVLDIVDPSPNMMPTSNVDLEKLQHHSPNTSKSSNNIEKRETTSFSDPTCALTESEQNLNHMVSKIPEFHFGQSSSFLFEDSDKKDNSKPEKKEPIQEVPAWFQSTSSKQENPYAVSNFVSDKEVLNDEEPNNFKLVTGIQAQELLQNNKGKEDGRIDLSDVERVHFDGAQEVSVTPKEKETPEDSESNISEGFEKSRDLRTEPMAFDYDFSEEEEESIAENMRKEEHEFNSFKNNLNNKIVDNAFMEDELFEKQVKEKRDSDEVTTDMIIEVQDLLSRFGIPYVTAPMEAEAQCAKLLHLKLVDGVITDDSDVFLFGGTKIYKNMFHERNYVEFYDMDSISKRLGLDRDNMIELAQLLGSDYTTGIKSLGPVSSMEVLGEFGGLEKFRDWYNEGQFDKKKQENEKKFQKELRRKLVKNEVVLSSDFPSELVRDSYLNPEVDSDETSFVWGTPDLDMLRTFMNRRVGWPKEKTDEVLIPLIRDINKRKSQQRQMTLTEFFPTEYIENDKNKNFGKRIATATGKLKHRRLK; this is encoded by the coding sequence ATGGGTGTTCATTCTTTTTGGGACATCGTTGGTCCCACGGCGAGACCGGTGAGACTTGAGTCGTTACAGGACAAGCGAATGGCCGTGGACGCTTCGATTTGGATATACCAGTTCCTAAAAGCTGTTAGAGATCAAGAGGGTAATGCGCTAAAAAACTCGCATATCGTGGGGTTCTTTAGAAGAATTTGCAAACTGCTGTTTTTTGGTATCAAGCCAGTGTTTGTCTTCGATGGTGGTGTGCCGCTCTTGAAGAGGCAGACCATACAGcaaagaaaggaaagaagaCAGGGAAAACGGGATAGTGCCGCGAATACTGCCAGGAAGTTGCTAGCAATCCAATTGCAAAAGCAGCAAGAGAACGAGCAAGCACGACCCCAAGCAAGTGAAATACCGGCTGAAAAGTTGCCAGGGCGTAATGATGATTATCAGATATTCAAACCGCAGGACGAGTGGGATCTGCCAGTAATACCTGGTTTCAAATATGACGAGAATGATCAAAGAATTCTTTCGGACAAAGTCTTCAAcgaattcaaaaactcGATTGCTGATGACGAATTCGATAACATTGATTTGGAAACCATCAACCCAGCGTCCGCGGAGTTCGAAGAACTGCCGAAGTCTACGCAGTATATGATTCTCTCAACACTACGTTTAAGATCCAGATTGAGGATGGGGTACTCAAAGGAACAACTAGAGAACATCTTTCCAGATAGTatggatttttcaaaatttcaaattgacatggtgaaaagaagaaactttTTTACTCAAAAGCTGATGGGAGTTACCGGCACACACGATGGTGGTGCATCTAAATTGGATGAGGAAGTTGTAAATAGGATTTCCGGCCAACTTCACAGGCAATACAAGTTGACAAAAACGGATAACGGTTGGATCTTAGGTTTGGGTGATATGGACGGATCAGAAAATACAAAGGCAATTTTGTTAGATGAGAATATGAattctaaaaaaattaatacCAAAAGTACTAATTCTGACGAACGAAGTCTCAAGCCGAAGACTagcgatgatgatgacgatgatgatgataacaGTTCAGAATGGGAAGATATCGATACACGGCCTCGAAATACAAAGGGTGtggaagatttttcaataaggGCTGCAAGATTACCGCAGTTAGAAATGCAATCGCATTCCACCGGCAGTCAGTCATTTTTGGATAAGAGATATGACAATACGTCTCCTGCGAAAAGGTCTATTACTAAAGCGATGCCACGTATTGTCGAGGACTACATTAAccatgatgatgatgatgatgatgatgatgatgatgatgatgatgatgatgatgatgatgagcaagtttttgaaagacaCTTACATGAGATTGAAATGATGGAAGCGATCCAAAAATCCAGACGTGAATCacagcaagaaaaaataccAATGACGCCCAATACGCACGTGCTGGACATAGTTGACCCTAGTCCTAACATGATGCCTACTTCTAACGttgatttggaaaaattgcaaCATCATTCGCCGAATACGTCTAAATCATCAAACAATATCGAAAAACGTGAGACAACAAGCTTCAGCGATCCGACCTGTGCATTAACCGAAAGTGAACAAAATCTTAATCATATGGTTAGCAAAATTCCAGAGTTTCATTTCGGTCAAAGCAgttcatttctttttgaagattcGGATAAAAAAGACAATTCAAAgccagaaaagaaagagccCATTCAAGAGGTACCTGCGTGGTTCCAATCAACGTCTTCCAAGCAAGAAAATCCTTATGCTGTATCAAATTTTGTCAGCGACAAAGAAGTTTTGAATGACGAGGAGCCtaataatttcaaattggtAACGGGAATACAAGCACAAGAGCTTTTGCAAAACAATAAGGGAAAAGAAGATGGTAGAATTGATTTATCAGATGTCGAAAGGGTGCATTTTGATGGTGCTCAAGAAGTGAGCGTAACACCTAAGGAAAAGGAAACTCCAGAAGACAGTgaatcaaatatttctgaGGGATTTGAGAAATCTAGAGATTTGAGGACAGAACCCATGGCATTTGATTATGATTTTTCtgaagaggaggaagaaagTATTGCGGAGAATATGAGAAAAGAGGAGCATGaattcaattctttcaagAACAACTTGAATAATAAAATTGTAGATAATGCTTTCATGGAAGATGAACTATTCGAAAAACAAgtaaaagagaagagagaCTCAGATGAAGTGACTACTGATATGATTATTGAAGTTCAGGATTTACTTTCCCGTTTCGGTATTCCTTATGTAACAGCCCCAATGGAAGCGGAAGCACAATGCGCTAAGCTTTTACACCTTAAGCTTGTTGACGGTGTTATAACGGATGATAGTGATGTCTTCCTGTTTGGGGgaacaaaaatatataaaaacATGTTCCATGAGAGAAACTACGTTGAGTTTTACGATATGGATAGTATCTCCAAACGGTTAGGATTGGACCGTGATAATATGATAGAGCTGGCACAATTATTGGGCAGCGACTACACGACAGGCATAAAAAGTTTAGGACCTGTCTCCAGTATGGAGGTACTTGGTGAATTTGGTGGTTTAGAGAAATTTAGAGATTGGTATAATGAAGGTCAATTcgacaaaaaaaagcaggaaaatgagaaaaaatttcagaaagAACTAAGAAGGAAACTTGTCAAGAACGAAGTAGTACTCTCGTCTGATTTTCCGAGTGAGCTTGTTCGTGACTCTTATTTAAATCCAGAGGTTGATAGCGACGAAACATCATTTGTTTGGGGCACACCTGATCTTGACATGCTACGGACGTTCATGAATAGGCGAGTCGGTTGGCCTAAAGAAAAGACTGATGAAGTCCTCATCCCACTTATTAGAGACATCAATAAGCGAAAGTCCCAACAAAGGCAGATGACTTTAACGGAGTTTTTTCCTACTGAATACAtagaaaatgataaaaataaaaactttggaaaaagaattgCAACGGCTACAGGCAAATTGAAACATAGGCGGCTTAAATAG
- the PFS1 gene encoding Pfs1p (similar to Saccharomyces cerevisiae PFS1 (YHR185C); ancestral locus Anc_5.52) yields the protein MPHRRIIPGNKIPLSQSSKRNVESCPNSFLATSDCKEKEFLRHKRNRKLESSPILEICKEEAPVLQSMVNPPKSHSAANTPDNFLQMKENQQASSAGVKRYAQGNPNDSAVQQYTLMTYSSGQMVNSLYPNYNVSVPFFSHYSNYSIHNLPGINGNALNFNKLDNSNHVLEGQSFPTFFNPRTATNMPHKEKVNSWIENIPVYEIEEGLWESECYDMEYSLNWEEDEFENPEFYRTSTISYAMNDEVLFLQAKKFETLVRKLYESEREARQFDKDFPLDATSITDYI from the coding sequence ATGCCTCATAGAAGAATAATTCCAGGTAATAAAATACCGTTATCTCAGAGTTCTAAGAGAAATGTGGAGAGTTGTCCCAATAGTTTTTTAGCCACTAGCGattgcaaagaaaaggaatttTTGAGACACAAGAGGAACCGTAAGCTTGAAAGTTCACCTATCTTGGAAATTTGCAAGGAGGAGGCCCCTGTATTGCAGTCAATGGTAAACCCTCCAAAATCGCATTCTGCAGCCAATACGCCAGATAATTTCCTCcagatgaaagaaaatcaacAGGCTTCATCAGCGGGGGTTAAAAGATATGCTCAAGGTAATCCAAATGATAGTGCGGTACAGCAATACACCTTAATGACGTATTCCAGTGGTCAAATGGTGAATTCTCTATACCCTAATTATAATGTTAGTgtgccttttttttctcattattCGAATTATTCTATTCATAATCTTCCCGGAATAAATGGAAATGCActaaatttcaataaactCGATAACTCAAATCACGTATTAGAAGGACAAAGTTTTCctacttttttcaatccgAGGACAGCAACAAATATGCCAcacaaagaaaaagtcaaTAGCtggattgaaaatattccTGTGTATGAGATAGAGGAAGGCCTTTGGGAATCCGAATGTTATGACATGGAATACTCGTTGAACTGGGAAGAAGATGAGTTCGAGAATCCAGAATTCTACCGAACAAGCACCATATCTTATGCAATGAATGACGAAGTGCTATTTCTGcaagccaaaaaatttgagacGTTGGTAAGGAAGTTATATGAATCAGAAAGGGAAGCAAGACAATTCGATAAAGATTTCCCTCTGGACGCCACATCAATAACAGACTATATataa